A segment of the Acidimicrobiia bacterium genome:
CGTTCACGGCGATGGCCCAGCGCCAGTCGTTGCGCTCGTGCTCCCACAGCCGGCCCTCGGCGCCGGCGCCGATGCCGGCGTTGTTGCACACGACGTGGACGGTGCCGTAGGCCTCGAGCGTGCGCTCCCGGAGGGCCACGACCGACTCCCAGCTCGAGACGTCGGTGACGACGCCGGTGACCTCGAGCCCGACGCCGCGCAGCTCGGCGACCGCTCGGTCCAGGGCCGGCGCCTGCACGTCGGCGAGCACGACCCGCATCCCCTCACGGGCGAAGCGCTCGCCCATCGCCCGGCCGAGCCCGCCGCCGCCGCCGGTGACGACGGCGACCTTGCCCTCGAGCGAATCGATCACCCCTCACCGACCGGGGACAGGTCGTCGTAGCGCTGGTGGACGTACGGGCGGAGGAACTCGCCCGGGACCCGGGAGTTGATCTCGCCGCGCTGCACGCTGTGACGCTCGCAGAGCGTCAGCTGGACGACGCGGCGGACCGGGAGGTCGGCGACGGGGTCGAACCGCGAGTCGGCCAGCGTGATCTCGCCGTCGACCCGCTCCAGCTTTCGGGTCTGCTCGGCTCGGTGGCAGTAGACGAGTGACGGCTCGGCGTCGAAGCCCTTGCCGTCGGGCGCGGGCAGGAACTTGAAGTAGAAGTCGGTGCGCTTCCGCTCGGGCGGGTTGGGGAGCTCCTCCCGGACCGAGCCCGACACGGTGACGAACGTGGTGCCGAGCCGCGTGAACCGACCGACGACCCGGTCGCCGCCCGGCTCGCGCTCGAGCGTGACCTCGGCGAGCTTCTTCGGCTCGCCGAAGGTCTCCCGGCCGCCGATCACGGACTGCTCGGTGGTCATCGGCATGACGAGCGCGTAGTCCCCGACCGTGCCCTCGTGCTTGCAACGCACGGCGAAGGCCCCGGCGCCGAACGTCGGCAGGCCCCGCATGTCGACCCGGGCGATGGTGATGCGGACCCGGGGCTCGTCGGCCGGCTCGAGCGGGGGCGGCAGCACCGCCGCGATCACGTCGGGATCGGTCTCGTAGAACGCGTCGAGCACCGTCGCCCACGCGCCCGTCGCGGTGGCCTCGACCTCGCGGTTTCGCAGCTCGTCGTCGGTGCGGGCCCCGTATCGGATGCGTCCCATCAGTGCTCCTTCTCAGTGGTGTGCGGCAGAGAACGTGACGACCCTCGGCCCGAGCGGCTCAGAGCTCGGCGAACGCCGGGCAGCGGCGGGCGTCGTCGGGGATCTCGTCGGCCGCGATCGGGCGCGCCACGTCGGCGACCCGCGGGCCGACCCGCGCCGCGATCGGCGCGAGGGCGTCGAGGTCGAAGCGGTAGACGCCGGCGGCGTTGGCCCCGACCATCGCCCGCACCTCGTCCTCGTCGACGTTCGCGAACGCGAGTCGGAGCGCCTCCTGCGAGTACGGGTAGCTGGCCTCCTTGTGCGGGTAGTCGCACCCCCACATGATCCGGTTCACGCCGACCTCGTGCCGGAGCGGCACCTCGGTCGGCCGGATGAAGCTGGCCCCGACGTGGCACTGGCGGGCCCAGTACCCGCTCGGCTTCAGCGACAGCCCGGCCACGACGCCGCTGCCCCACTCGACCTCCTGGGACCCGACCGCGGTCCGCATGCGGTCGAAGAAGTAGTCGAGGCGGGCCAGCTCGTCGGGAATCCACCCGGTGCCCTGCTCGGTCAGCACCAGCTGCAGCTCCGGGTACCGCTCCAGCACGCCGCCGAACACCAGGTGCGCGAACGCACGGTGGGCCCACCACGTGACCTCGAGGAGGAAGACGACCTTGTCGACCGCGGTCTCGTCCATCGGCGGGACGGCGCTGCCGGAGTGGTGGTTCACCGGCATGCCCAGCTCCTGGCAGACCGACCAGAGCGGCTCGTAGGCGGGGGAGTAGAGCGGCGGGAGGCCGGTGCCCGGCGGCGCGCCCGGGAGCAGCATCCCGCCCGTCAGCCCCGCGTCGCGGGCCCAGCGGACCTCGGCGACGGCGGCGTCGACGTCGGCGAGCAGGATCTGGGCGATCCCGGCCCGCCGGCCGGGCGCGGCGGCGCAGAAGTCGGCCAGCCACCGGTTGTGCGCCCGGAGCCCGGCCCAGCGCAGCTCGAGCTCGGTGGCGTCGGCGGCCGGCGGTCGCGCCGTCAGCGACGACCTCGGGTAGAAGGGCGGCACCGTGTTCGGGAAGAGCACCTCGGCCACGATGCCGTCCGCCTCGGTCTCGCGCAGGCGGCGGGCGCTGTCCCAGTTCCGGCTGGCGTTCGGTCCCTCGAGGTCGGGGAAGGGGACGACGTAGTCAGCGACCCACCGGTCGAAGTCGTCGAGGTACCGCCGCTCCAGGTAGTCCCGGTACTCGTGGATCTCGGCGCCGGCGTGTCCGTCGGCCGAGATGACGACGTAACGGTCGGTGGCGGGTGCGCCGTTCTGAGGCGCCATCGTCCAAGTGCCCCCTGGCGCGGTCCGGACGCGATCGTACCGCGACGGCTGCTCGGGCCGTCCGGGCACGACGACGCGCGAGCCCGCGCCTCGGGAGCGGCGGCGACGCGGCTGCGTAGGCTGCCGGGAACCCGCGCCGTGGAGGACCAGGGTGGAGCAGCCAGCCGCGTTTCGTGACCGCTACGGGCCCTGGGCCGTCGTGTTGGGGGCGTCGGAGGGCCTCGGCGAGGCGTACGCGCGCGAGGTCGCCGGTCGCGGGCTCAACGTGGTCGTGGCGGCGCGCCGCGCCACGCCGCTGGCAGCCGTGGCGCGGTCGCTCCACGACGAGCAGGGCGTCGAGGCCGTGCCGATCGTGATCGACCTCAAGGCGAGGGACTGCCTCGAGCCACTGCGTGCCGTCACGGAGCCGCTCGAGGTCGGGCTCGTCATCTACAACGCCACCGGCTCGTTCGTCGGGCCGTTCCTCGAGGAGGAGCCTCACCACTCGCTCGAGCAGGTCGCGATCAACGTCTCGACGCTGATCGGCGTGTGCGAGCTCTTCGGTCGGCCGATGGTGGAGCGCGGCCGCGGCGGGATCGTCATCATGGGGTCCGGCGCCGGCGTCGCCGGGACCGCCGGCCTCGCCGTCTACTCGGCCACGAAGGCGTTCCAGCTCACGCTGGCGCAGGCCCTGCACGAGGAGTGGCGGCACCGAGGCGTCGACGTGCTCGGCGTGGTGGGGCCCGCCATCGACACGCCGAACTTCCGACGGTCCTTCGACCACGATCCCGACGCGCTGCCGCACCCCCCGCTGGCGCCGGCCGACGTCGCCCGCGACGTCGTCGACGCCCTCGGCCACGAGATGGAGATGATGCCGGGCGAGCCGAACCGCGACGGGTACCGCTTCCTCTCGGCGATGCCACGCGTCGAGCAGGCCCGGATGCTCTCGGCCTCGTTCACGGCCGCGGCGCGCCCGGCCGAGCCCGCCCGCGATCGCGATTGACGCGACCTCGCGGCGCCCGAGGCGCTACAGACCGAGCGGGAACGTGTACGGGCGAGGCGACACGTCCCGCCCGACGTCGAGCTGCACCCTCGTGTGGTTCCCGATCGTGATGTCGCGTGGGTTCCCGCTGAAGCGCACCCCGTTCACGTAGGCGATGACCGGTCCCTGCGCCGGGCCGACCTGCGTCGCGCTGAGGGGCTGGTGCCAGATGTCGAAGTACTCGCCGAGCGTGTAGGTCCGCCGCAGCGGCGACTCGATGTGGATCACGCCGTCCGCGGTGTGGCTGTGCAGCCAGTAGAAGCAGGACCCGGCCACGACCTCCGACCCGGTGGCGCCGGCCACGCTCTGGCGGGGCGGCGCGATCCCGATGCCGGCCGGGACGCTGCGCTGCTGGCCGTCGACGAACACGGCCAGGTGCGAGTGCACGTGGAAGAGGAGCTGCTCGGCGTTGTTGCACTGGATCCCGTCGACGGGCTGGCCCGGCGAGCCGCCGTCGAAGCTGGCGGTCGACGCCAGCAGGGGTCCCGCGCTCGCGCCCGCGGCGGTCGACGTCGACGAGGATCCGCTCGAGGCCACGATCAGCGCCGACCCGGACGCGACCACCACGGCCAGGGCCAGCGCCCACGGCCACGCGAGCGACCGGCGCCGTCGGCGGCCGAACCGGCGCCAGGCGGGCCGCTTCGACGGCGTCGGCCGGCGCGGCGGTGTCGCCGTCGAGTACCGGCGCGTCTGGCGCGACGTGCGCTTCTTCGACACCGCGGCACGGTACCGCCGACTTCTCGGCGGACCGCCGCGGGTCCTCAGCGTCCTCACAGCGCCGCACGCGCCTCGTTGGTCCGCTCGGCGCGGTGGGCGCGGTCGGGCGCGGTCGGCTCAGGTCGGGCTGGTCGGCGGGCCCGGCGCGGACGCGTTGGCGAGGCCGGCGGCCGCCGCCAGCCGGGCGAAGGTCCGGGCGTCTCGGACCGCGGCGGCGCCGGCGTCGTTGTTGAAGTACGCGTACCCGTCCGCGCCCGGGCCCCAGCGCTCGACCAGCCGCGCCGCCCACGTGGCGAGGGCGCGCCGCCCGTAGCCGGGCGGGGTCGCGGTGCGGCCCTCGTGGAGGCGCAGGTAGCACCAGCTCGCGGTGCGGACGAGGGGCCCGTGCTGCGACCGACGGTCCCACAGGCAGAGCGCGGCGTCATGGTCGGCGAGCAGGTCGTAGAGGGCGTCGACGTGCCACGACTCGTGGCGTGGCTCCACGACGACGCGCACCCTCTTACCGAAGGCCGCGAGCGTCTCGGCGAGCCGGCCGAGCTCGAGCCGCATGGTGGGCGGCAGCTGGAGCAGCACCGGCCCCAGCTTCGGGCCGAGGCCGGCGGCGCGCTCGAGGAGCCGCGCCACCGGGTCGGCGGGGTCCTGGAGGCGACGCACGTGCGTGAGGTACCGGCTGGCCTTCACGGCGAAGGTGAACGGGTCGGGGGTGCGGGCGGCCCACTGCTCGAAGGTCGCTCGGGCCGGGAGGCGGTAGAAGGGGCTGTTCGCCTCCACGGTCGCGAACCCGGTGGCGTAGTACTCGAGCCAGCGCGCCGTCGGCAGGGCGCGCGGGTAGAAGGGGCCCCGCCAGTCGCGGTACTGCCACCCCGAGGTCCCGATTCGGATCGTCATCGCCGGCAGCGGCGCCGCGGTGGCCGCTCCGCCGGTCCGGCCACGTCGGTCTGGCGGCGGTCCGGCGCGCTCAGCTCGTCGCGGCGGCGAAGCGGTCGGTGAGCCGGTAGAAGCGCGCCGGCGTGTCCCAGAGCACGGGCCGGGCGTCGGCCTCGAGGTCGACGCCGTCGAGGCGGCGGAGGAACTCGTCGAGGGCATCCGGGAACGCGGCGTCGGGATGCGGGAAGTCGCTCGCCCACATGACGTGGTCGGCGCCGACCCGCCCGATCGTGAACGCGGCCAGCGCGTCCTCGGGATCGGACGAGATCACGCACTGTCGGGCGAAGTACTCGCTCGGCCGGAGGGACAGCGCCGCGAGCTCGGTGCCGCCGAGCCACTCGTGGTGCTCGTCGAGGCGGGCCAGCCAGTACGGCAGCCAGCCGGTGCCCGACTCGAGGAACGCCACCCGGAGGCCGGGGTGCCGCTCGCACACGCCGCCGAGCAGGATCGCGGTCGCCGCCGTCATCTGCTCGAGCGGGTGGGAACAGGCGTGTCGGGCCGCGAAGCTCTCGAAGCGGTCGCGCCCGATCGTCGGCGCCCGCACGCCGAGCGCCTCGTGCACGCCGAGCACGAGGCCGGTCGCCTCGAGCGCGTCGTAGAGCGGGTCGAAGGCGGCGTCGTCGAGGTACGCGTCGCCGACGTGGTTCGGCCGGACCAGCAC
Coding sequences within it:
- a CDS encoding amidohydrolase family protein — protein: MAPQNGAPATDRYVVISADGHAGAEIHEYRDYLERRYLDDFDRWVADYVVPFPDLEGPNASRNWDSARRLRETEADGIVAEVLFPNTVPPFYPRSSLTARPPAADATELELRWAGLRAHNRWLADFCAAAPGRRAGIAQILLADVDAAVAEVRWARDAGLTGGMLLPGAPPGTGLPPLYSPAYEPLWSVCQELGMPVNHHSGSAVPPMDETAVDKVVFLLEVTWWAHRAFAHLVFGGVLERYPELQLVLTEQGTGWIPDELARLDYFFDRMRTAVGSQEVEWGSGVVAGLSLKPSGYWARQCHVGASFIRPTEVPLRHEVGVNRIMWGCDYPHKEASYPYSQEALRLAFANVDEDEVRAMVGANAAGVYRFDLDALAPIAARVGPRVADVARPIAADEIPDDARRCPAFAEL
- a CDS encoding SDR family NAD(P)-dependent oxidoreductase; the protein is MDSLEGKVAVVTGGGGGLGRAMGERFAREGMRVVLADVQAPALDRAVAELRGVGLEVTGVVTDVSSWESVVALRERTLEAYGTVHVVCNNAGIGAGAEGRLWEHERNDWRWAIAVNVYGVIHGINAFVPLMLERGDPGHVVNTSSGNGGIAPLLGTPEYSVTKAAVV
- a CDS encoding amidohydrolase family protein; translated protein: MSPVHDGWRILDADAHVVEPGDLFGDWTPPGRPVMDLPATTPVELCGDSSRLADQLTHGFDAPSYLRAMDAQRIDAAVLFPSMGLFVPYLPELDEAEAAAACGAYNAWAAEYCSAAPSRLAAVGVVPQRTPARAAAEARRAAELGLVGVLVRPNHVGDAYLDDAAFDPLYDALEATGLVLGVHEALGVRAPTIGRDRFESFAARHACSHPLEQMTAATAILLGGVCERHPGLRVAFLESGTGWLPYWLARLDEHHEWLGGTELAALSLRPSEYFARQCVISSDPEDALAAFTIGRVGADHVMWASDFPHPDAAFPDALDEFLRRLDGVDLEADARPVLWDTPARFYRLTDRFAAATS
- a CDS encoding DUF72 domain-containing protein; translated protein: MTIRIGTSGWQYRDWRGPFYPRALPTARWLEYYATGFATVEANSPFYRLPARATFEQWAARTPDPFTFAVKASRYLTHVRRLQDPADPVARLLERAAGLGPKLGPVLLQLPPTMRLELGRLAETLAAFGKRVRVVVEPRHESWHVDALYDLLADHDAALCLWDRRSQHGPLVRTASWCYLRLHEGRTATPPGYGRRALATWAARLVERWGPGADGYAYFNNDAGAAAVRDARTFARLAAAAGLANASAPGPPTSPT
- a CDS encoding acetoacetate decarboxylase family protein, whose translation is MGRIRYGARTDDELRNREVEATATGAWATVLDAFYETDPDVIAAVLPPPLEPADEPRVRITIARVDMRGLPTFGAGAFAVRCKHEGTVGDYALVMPMTTEQSVIGGRETFGEPKKLAEVTLEREPGGDRVVGRFTRLGTTFVTVSGSVREELPNPPERKRTDFYFKFLPAPDGKGFDAEPSLVYCHRAEQTRKLERVDGEITLADSRFDPVADLPVRRVVQLTLCERHSVQRGEINSRVPGEFLRPYVHQRYDDLSPVGEG
- a CDS encoding SDR family NAD(P)-dependent oxidoreductase, translated to MEQPAAFRDRYGPWAVVLGASEGLGEAYAREVAGRGLNVVVAARRATPLAAVARSLHDEQGVEAVPIVIDLKARDCLEPLRAVTEPLEVGLVIYNATGSFVGPFLEEEPHHSLEQVAINVSTLIGVCELFGRPMVERGRGGIVIMGSGAGVAGTAGLAVYSATKAFQLTLAQALHEEWRHRGVDVLGVVGPAIDTPNFRRSFDHDPDALPHPPLAPADVARDVVDALGHEMEMMPGEPNRDGYRFLSAMPRVEQARMLSASFTAAARPAEPARDRD